A genomic segment from uncultured Alistipes sp. encodes:
- a CDS encoding outer membrane beta-barrel protein: MKKILLSAIAALFAVTAASAQDAGNWAVGPRMNIYTNTGETVVGLGAYGRYNFDGNWRIEPSVMALLHEGCSLDISCDAQYVFHVGSGWHLYPAAGLTVNDIGRWAAGLNIGGGFDVEVAQNWDISAGLKWQPMFDDIRPNPVVISVGASYKF; this comes from the coding sequence ATGAAAAAGATTCTTCTTTCGGCGATCGCCGCGCTGTTCGCGGTAACGGCTGCTTCGGCTCAGGATGCAGGAAATTGGGCAGTAGGCCCCCGCATGAACATCTACACCAATACGGGTGAAACCGTTGTCGGCCTGGGAGCTTACGGCCGCTACAACTTCGATGGCAACTGGCGCATCGAGCCTTCAGTCATGGCTCTGCTGCACGAAGGTTGCTCGCTCGACATCAGTTGCGATGCCCAGTATGTCTTTCATGTGGGAAGCGGATGGCATCTTTACCCTGCTGCCGGTCTGACGGTCAATGACATCGGCCGCTGGGCCGCCGGTCTCAACATCGGAGGAGGATTCGACGTCGAGGTTGCACAGAATTGGGATATTTCCGCCGGATTGAAATGGCAGCCCATGTTCGACGACATTCGTCCGAATCCCGTCGTCATCAGCGTCGGCGCCAGCTACAAATTCTGA